Part of the Spirochaeta isovalerica genome, GCGCTTGCCGTGCTGGATGTCTGCGGCGCTCCTGCTCAGGTCGCCCGGATGGTGAAATCCGGCGATACAGTTGTCATTATCGGAGCCGGCGGGAAATCGGGCATTTTGTGCGCATACGAAGCGAAGAGGCGGGCCGGAATCGCCGGAAAGGTCATCGGTGTCGATTATTCCGATGAGACACTCGACAGACTGCGCTCTCTCGATCTTTGCGACCATGTGATCAAACTCGACGCCAGCGACGCCGTTTCCTGTTATGAAGCCATTAAGGGACTCACAGACGGGGCCATGGCTGATATTGTCATTAACAATGTGAATATTCCCAATACGGAGATGGGCTCTATTCTTATGACCAGAGACAGGGGAGTCGTTTACTTTTTCAGTATGTCGACTTCCTTCACCAAAGCCGCGCTGGGTGCGGAAGGCGTCGGCAAGGATGTAGATATGATCATGGGCAACGGTTATGCGAAGAATCACGCGGAGATTACTCTCAATATCCTCAGGGAATCGCCGGAGATTCGGGCTCTTTACGAGAATCTCTACTCATAGGAATTAAAAAGACAAAGGATAAAGCATGAAAAAAACATATGATACTGTTCAATATAAGCACATACCTCTTTATGCCAATGTGAAGGATGAGGAGTGGAATGACTGGAAATGGCAGCTTCGCCATGCCGTCAGGGATGTGGAGACTCTGGATGAAATCATCGATCTTGATGATGAAGAGAAAAAGCACCTGAGAGACTGTCTCAGTCAGTTCCGCATGGCCATCACTCCCTATTACGCGGCACTCATGGATCGCGAGAACCGGAACTGCCCGGTGAGAAAGCAGGCCGTGCCGGTTCTGGAGGAGCTTTACAATGCGCCTTCCGATCTCAATGACCCGCTTCACGAAGATTCCGATTCTCCCGTACCGGGACTGACCCACCGCTATCCCGACAGGGCTCTACTTCTGGTGACCCATGAATGCTCCATGTATTGCCGTCACTGCACGCGGCGACGGGTTGTCGGTGACCACGATAACATTATGCCCGACGATATTCTGGAAAAAGCTTTTCAGTACATCGAAAATACTCCCCAGATCCGCGATGTGCTTATTTCCGGCGGCGACCCGCTGGTTCTTTCCGATGACAGACTGGAGAGAATTCTGAAGCGGCTTTCCGCTATTGAACATGTGGAAATCATCAGGATCGGAAGCCGCATGCCCGTCGTTCTTCCCATGCGTATTACCGAAGATCTTGTGAAGATGCTTCAGAAATATCATCCCGTATATCTGAACACTCATTACAACCATCCCAAAGAAATCACGGCGGAGGCAAAAGAAGCTTGCGGCCGTCTGGCGGACCACGGAGTTAATGTGGGCAATCAGTCTGTTCTTCTCAAAGGCATAAACGACTGCTCCAATATTATGCTTCACCTGGTTCAGAAGCTCCTGACTATCAGGGTCAAGCCCTATTACATCTATCAATGCGATCTCTCCCGGGGAATCTCCCATTTCCGGACGCCTGTTTCTAAAGGCATTGAAATCATTGAAAACCTGAGGGGACATACAACAGGCATGGCAGTCCCCACTTTTGTCGTCGATGCGCCGGGAGGCGGCGGGAAAATCCCCGTTATGCCCGATTATCTGATATCGCAGACGGATCAGAGAATCATTCTGAGAAATTACGAAGGCGTCATCACAACATATACAGAACCGGATCACTACACCCATCACGATAAGGAAAACTGCGAGTTCTGCAAAGATTGGAAAGGCGTTCCCAAATCGGGCGTCAGCGCTCTCCTCGACGGTGATCAGCTCTGCCTGACCCCGGAGGGTCTGGCCCGCTCCAAACGTTATGGACGCTGATAAACTGGAACGGCTCCGGGATAAAGTCATATTTATCTCGGGCAGTTCCAAAAATGCCGGAAAAACGACTTTTCTCAATTACCTCCTTCCCCGTCTCAGAAGCGGGGAGGATCTGGCATATCTTACAATAGGTATCGATGGAGAGAAGAAAGACAGAGTATTCGGCAATGAAAAGCCATCTATAGAAGCCGTTAAGGGCGATTATCTGGTTACCAGTGAAGATATGATGAACAACAGTCAGGCTCTCTTTAAAATCTGCCACGTTTTCCCCTGGTTTACCGCTTTGGGAAGGCTCATGCTCCTCAAAACTGAAAGATCCGGGTTAATCGAACTGGTCGGACCTGAATCAAACAGCCAGCTGGAAGATATAATCGGATATCTGAAAGACACAGCGGGGATAAAGACTGTTCTCGTAGACGGGGCGGTCAACCGCATTACCCAGCTCTCGGCAGGCCGGGAGTCTGCTTATTTTTATGTTATGAAAATGACTCCGGAAAACAGGACCAGCTCCCTCAATACGATCCGGACTCTGAATCTGCTCGATAAAATACCCTGTTATGACAATCCCGGGAATAATGATATTGAGTTCAATGGCGCTCTGACTTCCTCTGTTCTCGATTCAATTGCAGAGGATGCCGATACACTCGTCTTAGAGGATTTTACAAAAGTCTTCCTTACCTGGAGAGAGCTTCGGGAATTGACAGAACGGATCAGTCTCAAATTCAGACATATATTCAAGCTTGAAGGGCTGATTCTCAACCTTTCGAATCTGGAGCAGGCAGGAGTTGAGACGCTTTTAAGGGACATCCCTGTTACCGTCCCTTATTACTTTAATCCCTATAGAATCAGCAGGAGCGGGATGTGACGGACAGGATTTTTGATTTTGCCGGAATCGACTTTTTTCTCGAACATTTCAGGCCCCGTACCCCGGAAGGAAAAAAATATAAATC contains:
- the ablA gene encoding lysine 2,3-aminomutase; this translates as MKKTYDTVQYKHIPLYANVKDEEWNDWKWQLRHAVRDVETLDEIIDLDDEEKKHLRDCLSQFRMAITPYYAALMDRENRNCPVRKQAVPVLEELYNAPSDLNDPLHEDSDSPVPGLTHRYPDRALLLVTHECSMYCRHCTRRRVVGDHDNIMPDDILEKAFQYIENTPQIRDVLISGGDPLVLSDDRLERILKRLSAIEHVEIIRIGSRMPVVLPMRITEDLVKMLQKYHPVYLNTHYNHPKEITAEAKEACGRLADHGVNVGNQSVLLKGINDCSNIMLHLVQKLLTIRVKPYYIYQCDLSRGISHFRTPVSKGIEIIENLRGHTTGMAVPTFVVDAPGGGGKIPVMPDYLISQTDQRIILRNYEGVITTYTEPDHYTHHDKENCEFCKDWKGVPKSGVSALLDGDQLCLTPEGLARSKRYGR
- a CDS encoding zinc-binding dehydrogenase — translated: MKQMGNPYGLHRVIEPAGVLPQPALRISNDMSEIWDNEILVDVDILNIDSASFTQIKEQANGDEKEIEKIILSIVENAGKMKNPVTGSGGMFIGTVKTIGDRLKGKIDLEEGDKIASLVSLSLTPLKIEKILEIKKNIDQVIIKGQAVLFETGLYAKLPEDIPASLALAVLDVCGAPAQVARMVKSGDTVVIIGAGGKSGILCAYEAKRRAGIAGKVIGVDYSDETLDRLRSLDLCDHVIKLDASDAVSCYEAIKGLTDGAMADIVINNVNIPNTEMGSILMTRDRGVVYFFSMSTSFTKAALGAEGVGKDVDMIMGNGYAKNHAEITLNILRESPEIRALYENLYS